From Paraburkholderia sabiae, a single genomic window includes:
- a CDS encoding ABC transporter ATP-binding protein produces the protein MASKKLDFGAQAFRSVLGFTFIHWRRQPVRVAGIAAFALLAAFADVLTPLFAGRLVDALASGTTLGKDVASHPALSAFGVLIALGIGGTLLRQLVYRSIIVMTLKMMSAICANAFHRVQRFSTDWHANSFAGSTVRKITRGIWALDLLNDTLLIALLPSLVMLAGSTVLLGIHWPVMGLVVGVGSLLYVVVTVALSLGYVAPAARLGNLWDTRMGGSLADAVSCNAVVKAFGAEEREEARLERVIDKWRQRTRRTWQRGTTNGGVQGAMLAAMQAAILGAALLLWLRDEASVGDITYALTTFFVLQGYLRDVGMHVRNLQRSVNDMEELVALEREPLGIEDKPGARAIEIGQGEIRFDHVTFRYGAQRTALYNDFSLRIAPGERIGLVGHSGSGKTTFIKLIQRLYDIDEGSITIDGQNIADVQQASLRRRIAIVQQEPVLFHRSLAENIAYARPGASFDDIVQAAKLASAHDFITALPHGYDTLVGERGVKLSGGERQRVAIARAFLADAPILIFDEATSSLDSESEVLIQQAMERLMVGRTTLVVAHRLSTVRALDRLLVLDKGRVVEEGSHEQLIRIDNGVYRRLFERQALELTKGLLDDGPVRTSERFTGDPSLIAGK, from the coding sequence ATGGCTAGCAAAAAACTCGACTTTGGCGCGCAAGCGTTCAGAAGCGTTCTCGGCTTCACTTTTATCCACTGGCGCAGGCAGCCGGTGCGCGTCGCGGGCATCGCGGCGTTCGCGCTGCTGGCCGCATTCGCCGACGTGCTGACACCGCTCTTCGCGGGCCGTCTCGTCGATGCGCTCGCCTCGGGCACCACGCTCGGCAAGGACGTCGCCTCGCATCCGGCGCTGAGCGCGTTCGGCGTGCTGATCGCGCTCGGCATCGGCGGCACGCTGCTGCGGCAGCTGGTGTATCGCAGCATCATCGTGATGACGCTGAAGATGATGAGCGCGATCTGCGCGAACGCGTTTCATCGCGTGCAGCGCTTTTCGACCGACTGGCACGCGAACAGCTTCGCGGGCTCGACGGTGCGCAAGATCACGCGCGGCATCTGGGCGCTCGATCTGCTCAACGACACGCTGCTGATCGCGCTGCTGCCGTCGCTGGTGATGCTCGCCGGATCCACCGTGCTGCTCGGCATTCACTGGCCCGTGATGGGCCTCGTGGTCGGCGTCGGCTCGCTGCTGTATGTGGTCGTAACGGTCGCGCTGTCGCTCGGCTATGTCGCGCCTGCCGCGCGTCTCGGCAACCTGTGGGACACGCGTATGGGCGGCTCGCTCGCGGATGCCGTGAGCTGCAACGCCGTCGTCAAGGCGTTCGGCGCGGAAGAGCGCGAGGAAGCGCGGCTCGAACGCGTGATCGATAAATGGCGGCAGCGCACGCGCCGCACGTGGCAGCGTGGAACGACCAACGGCGGCGTGCAGGGCGCGATGCTCGCGGCGATGCAGGCGGCGATCCTCGGCGCGGCGCTGCTGCTGTGGCTGCGCGACGAAGCGAGCGTCGGCGACATCACGTATGCACTGACCACGTTCTTCGTGCTGCAAGGCTATCTGCGCGATGTCGGCATGCACGTGCGCAATCTGCAGCGCTCGGTCAACGACATGGAAGAACTCGTCGCGCTGGAACGTGAACCGCTCGGCATCGAAGACAAGCCGGGCGCACGCGCCATCGAGATCGGTCAAGGCGAAATCCGCTTCGATCACGTAACGTTCCGCTACGGCGCGCAGCGCACGGCGCTGTACAACGACTTCTCGCTGCGCATCGCGCCGGGCGAGCGGATCGGTCTGGTCGGGCATTCGGGTTCGGGCAAGACGACGTTCATCAAGCTGATCCAGCGTCTGTACGACATCGACGAGGGCAGCATCACGATCGACGGGCAGAACATCGCCGATGTGCAACAGGCGTCGCTGCGCCGCCGCATCGCGATCGTGCAGCAGGAGCCCGTGCTGTTCCACCGCTCGCTCGCGGAGAACATCGCGTACGCGCGGCCGGGCGCCTCGTTCGACGACATCGTGCAGGCCGCGAAGCTCGCCAGCGCGCATGACTTCATCACTGCGCTGCCGCACGGTTACGACACGCTCGTCGGCGAGCGCGGCGTCAAGCTGTCGGGCGGCGAGCGCCAGCGGGTTGCGATCGCGCGGGCCTTCCTTGCGGATGCGCCGATTCTGATCTTCGACGAGGCCACGTCGAGCCTCGACAGCGAAAGCGAGGTGCTGATCCAGCAGGCGATGGAGCGGCTGATGGTCGGACGCACTACTCTGGTCGTCGCGCACCGGCTGTCGACCGTGCGCGCGCTCGACCGTCTGCTCGTGCTCGACAAGGGTCGCGTGGTCGAAGAAGGCAGCCACGAGCAACTGATCCGAATCGACAACGGCGTGTACCGGCGGCTTTTCGAGCGTCAGGCGCTGGAGTTGACCAAGGGTCTGCTCGACGATGGCCCTGTGCGTACCAGCGAGCGTTTTACTGGCGATCCGAGCCTGATCGCCGGGAAGTAG
- a CDS encoding serine/threonine dehydratase family protein, with product MTLHIDTPLLESQPLSHTLGRRVLLKMDALQPPGSFKIRGIGYACEQHANQGKRRFVSSSGGNAGIAVAYAGRALSIPVTVVVPQSTGERAKDLIRLQGADVIVHGATWQEANAFALEAAGPDDAFIHPFDDPLLWHGHASMIDEVARAGAKFDAVVLSVGGGGLMAGAIEGLRRNGLGNIPVIAVETEGASSLAQSVRAGERVELPGITSVATSLGAKQVCEQAFTLTQTHPVECVVVSDAEAVNASRRFVDDHRVLVEPACGASLALVYRRTEALQRFDSVLVIVCGGAGTTIEQLERWHREMV from the coding sequence ATGACATTGCACATCGACACGCCGCTTCTCGAATCCCAACCGCTCAGTCATACGCTCGGCCGCCGCGTGCTGCTGAAAATGGACGCGCTGCAGCCGCCCGGCTCGTTCAAGATTCGCGGCATCGGTTACGCATGCGAACAGCATGCGAATCAGGGCAAGCGGCGCTTCGTGTCGTCGTCGGGCGGCAATGCGGGCATTGCGGTCGCGTATGCGGGCCGTGCGCTGTCGATTCCCGTCACCGTCGTCGTGCCGCAAAGCACGGGCGAGCGAGCGAAAGACCTGATCCGTCTGCAAGGCGCGGACGTGATCGTGCACGGCGCGACCTGGCAGGAAGCGAACGCGTTCGCGCTCGAAGCGGCCGGTCCCGACGACGCGTTCATCCATCCGTTCGACGATCCCCTCTTGTGGCACGGCCATGCGTCGATGATCGACGAGGTTGCGCGCGCGGGCGCGAAGTTCGACGCCGTCGTGCTGTCGGTGGGTGGCGGCGGCTTGATGGCGGGCGCGATCGAAGGTTTGCGGCGCAACGGTCTCGGCAACATTCCCGTGATCGCCGTCGAAACGGAAGGCGCGTCGTCGCTGGCGCAGTCGGTGCGTGCGGGCGAGCGCGTCGAATTGCCGGGCATCACGAGCGTCGCGACATCGCTCGGCGCGAAGCAGGTCTGCGAGCAGGCGTTCACGCTGACGCAGACGCATCCCGTCGAATGTGTGGTGGTGTCGGATGCGGAAGCGGTGAACGCGTCACGCCGTTTCGTCGACGATCACCGCGTGCTGGTCGAACCGGCTTGCGGCGCTAGTCTCGCGCTCGTGTATCGGCGCACGGAAGCGCTGCAGCGTTTCGACAGCGTGCTCGTGATCGTGTGCGGCGGCGCCGGTACGACGATCGAGCAACTGGAGCGCTGGCATCGCGAGATGGTGTGA
- a CDS encoding cytochrome P450: MKFTDLSSPAYFDDPYPFYEGIRSAGAFVPLAPSILLTGRHAVIDALLPDRRMGKTYMPSVVARYGETAREQPVFQALERTFLMMNPPAHTRLRALLMKAFNVRQIETLRTIAEETTDSLIDAMQGKPEVDLVSEFAMPLPLQIICRLLDVPVEEGERFGDAASLLVSAFDLAPMSPEALAKANQAALDLEQYFRAVIAERRAAPGHDIISSLIQAEEGGERLSEDEIVSNVILLFVAGHETTSNMLGNALIALHRHPAQLERLKSDPALVSKAVAECARYDTAVQMVVRTAFDDIDVDGQTLPRGSIVFMLLGSANRDPERFEAADKLDIDREPSGHLLTFGAGIHYCLGARLAMMELEIALHKLLTRLPQLRLTNLDALQWRRRNNLRGVEKLTAAI; the protein is encoded by the coding sequence ATGAAATTCACCGATCTCTCGTCCCCGGCTTATTTCGACGATCCTTATCCGTTCTATGAAGGCATCCGCAGCGCGGGCGCCTTCGTTCCGCTCGCGCCCAGCATCCTGCTGACGGGCCGCCACGCCGTGATCGATGCGCTCTTGCCCGATCGACGTATGGGCAAGACGTACATGCCCAGCGTAGTCGCGCGTTATGGCGAGACGGCGCGCGAACAGCCGGTGTTTCAGGCGCTCGAACGCACGTTCCTGATGATGAATCCGCCCGCGCACACGCGTCTGCGCGCGTTGCTGATGAAGGCGTTCAATGTGCGGCAGATCGAAACGCTGCGCACGATCGCGGAAGAAACCACGGACAGCCTGATCGACGCAATGCAGGGCAAGCCCGAAGTCGATCTCGTCAGCGAGTTCGCGATGCCGCTGCCGTTGCAGATCATTTGCCGTCTGCTCGATGTGCCCGTCGAGGAAGGCGAGCGTTTCGGCGATGCGGCGAGCCTGCTGGTGTCGGCATTCGATCTCGCGCCGATGTCGCCCGAAGCGCTCGCTAAAGCGAATCAGGCGGCGCTCGATCTCGAACAGTATTTCCGCGCGGTGATCGCAGAGCGGCGCGCGGCGCCGGGTCACGACATCATTTCGTCGCTGATTCAGGCGGAAGAGGGCGGCGAGCGGCTGTCGGAAGACGAGATCGTGTCGAACGTGATTCTGCTGTTCGTCGCGGGACACGAGACCACGTCGAACATGCTCGGCAACGCGCTGATCGCGCTGCATCGGCATCCGGCGCAACTGGAACGATTGAAGAGCGATCCTGCGCTGGTATCGAAGGCGGTGGCCGAATGCGCGCGCTACGACACGGCTGTGCAAATGGTCGTGCGCACCGCATTCGACGATATCGACGTAGACGGGCAGACGCTGCCGCGCGGTTCGATCGTGTTCATGCTGCTCGGCTCGGCGAATCGCGATCCGGAGCGCTTCGAAGCTGCCGACAAGCTGGATATCGACCGCGAGCCGTCAGGGCATCTGCTGACGTTCGGCGCGGGCATTCACTATTGCCTCGGCGCGCGACTCGCGATGATGGAACTCGAAATCGCGCTGCACAAGCTGTTGACGCGCCTGCCGCAACTGCGGCTTACGAACCTCGATGCATTGCAGTGGCGCAGGCGGAATAATCTGCGCGGCGTCGAGAAGCTGACTGCCGCGATATGA
- a CDS encoding 2-dehydropantoate 2-reductase → MKVCIYGAGAIGGWMGVKLAQAGCDVSVVARGATLDALHEHGLRLVESGETHTVAVKASDDPAALGAQDLVIVAVKAPGMANVAQHIGPLLGANTIVLTAMNGVPWWFCAGLHGEFAGARLASVDPDGSIAAAIPAERTLGCVVHASCRVDAPGVIAHHQGRGLIVGEATGQASERVASLVELLRKAGFDATASAQIQRDVWYKLWGNMTMNPMSAITGATTDKILNDPLARDFVTRVMLEAKAIGARFGIPIEQAPEDRHAVTLKLGAMRTSMLQDVEAGKAVELDALVGAVCELGKLTGVDTPYANALFGLARLHAQVRGLYPLG, encoded by the coding sequence ATGAAGGTATGCATTTACGGCGCGGGTGCGATCGGCGGATGGATGGGCGTGAAGCTCGCGCAGGCGGGCTGCGACGTGAGCGTGGTCGCGCGCGGCGCGACGCTCGATGCGTTGCATGAACACGGTCTGCGTCTCGTCGAAAGCGGCGAAACGCACACGGTCGCGGTTAAGGCGAGCGACGATCCCGCGGCGCTCGGCGCGCAGGATCTCGTGATCGTCGCGGTGAAGGCGCCGGGCATGGCGAACGTCGCGCAACACATCGGACCGCTGCTGGGCGCAAACACTATCGTGCTGACGGCGATGAACGGCGTGCCCTGGTGGTTCTGCGCCGGCCTGCACGGCGAGTTCGCGGGCGCGCGCCTCGCTTCCGTCGATCCCGACGGTTCGATCGCCGCCGCGATTCCCGCTGAACGCACGCTCGGCTGCGTCGTGCATGCGAGTTGTCGTGTGGATGCGCCGGGTGTCATCGCGCATCATCAGGGGCGAGGGCTGATCGTCGGCGAAGCGACGGGGCAAGCGAGCGAGCGCGTGGCGTCGCTGGTCGAACTGCTGCGCAAGGCGGGTTTCGACGCGACGGCGTCCGCGCAGATTCAGCGCGACGTCTGGTACAAGCTGTGGGGCAACATGACGATGAACCCGATGAGCGCGATCACGGGTGCCACCACGGACAAGATCCTGAACGATCCGCTCGCGCGAGATTTCGTCACGCGCGTCATGCTGGAAGCGAAAGCGATCGGCGCGCGCTTCGGCATTCCGATCGAGCAGGCGCCCGAAGATCGCCACGCCGTCACGCTCAAGCTCGGCGCGATGCGCACGTCGATGCTGCAGGACGTCGAAGCGGGCAAGGCCGTCGAACTCGATGCGCTGGTCGGCGCGGTATGCGAGCTTGGCAAGCTGACGGGCGTCGACACGCCGTATGCGAACGCGCTGTTTGGGCTGGCTCGCCTGCACGCCCAGGTGCGTGGGTTGTATCCTCTCGGCTGA